A DNA window from Brassica napus cultivar Da-Ae chromosome C1, Da-Ae, whole genome shotgun sequence contains the following coding sequences:
- the LOC106377085 gene encoding disease resistance protein RPP2A isoform X1 translates to MDRLRALRRQGLRDFEPSLPPRFMDRILDRMKKSLNRSGISRRRLERCSSSFAEDLSVSTSSFATLPDRTSFRLLAAGGDGELDRIYKSLGVSGPDDLAISFDAWEASKMRSSSGIVNRFQPQADVLSSGVDSLDRDNTGGVGRFFKEHASEKASEKEHGEMNLNPNYHDDVREDLFEICLTTIDVSNVDRLAVKANKDAGEYFLLATVVAGTDSLLRFEDEEGKTWLFGFSYLNVSQCCEFTQGWSSYVEEKQLKAGDFVSFQRDRKDSSKLFIGCRKSDESFPNPTSPGASIKTVEMRERLKGVETPFQPKLSEHSVTGSDPVLVIYCGDNQVSEEIYLISYIFNELCRRGFSPLRYDMKKGTVTENQKLLHISRVGIIIFSMNFAHFRECLDGFVAVMDHLKANELVLVPVFFKVRVSDVRGQSGSFGRAFIRLRNSVKASEVLKWRAAMIELTSISGYAYKKGDEVILAKNIVRDVCLPLSSETNMKLRGTRLSLESILSLLNRSQPSSPQIVGLWGMAGIGKTTITREFFRTQAERYDVCYFLPDFHLMCQTKGLSYLRDDFFSKIFGAEKVFVDACDTKLRFTRDRFLGKKVLIVLDGVSSAKDAEILVGGFGWFSGGHTIILTSRNRQVLVQCNAKVIYEIEKLSKLESLHLCCKFASKENCKGRMSLTSELVDYASGNPLALRVLGLSIQNQSMKDQKQHLRRLRQHPPVKILDAFKISFNGRDGDEKSIFLDLACFFRGEDRDRVVKILDDCGFSTDLGIYGLIDESLISLLGNKIEMPNIFQDAGRFVVCQEHEEPGNRSRLWDSSDIAGVLKNNTGTEAVEGIFLDASGLTFDLSSTAFARMYRLRLLKIHCPTSVNHCKVCLPEGLHSLPDELRLLHWEKYPLGSLPRNFNPKNLVELNMPYSNLTKVWKGTKNLEKLKRIILSHSQHLTKFPRLSKARNLEHIDLEGCTSLVKVNSSILHHHKLTFLSLRNCSRLRVMPTTVHLKSLEVLNLSGCSELENLQDFSLNLKELYLAGAAIRELPSSIGDLTRLVTLDLENCESLQHLPPGISNLKAMMTLKLSGCSNLKSLPVLDALFLQDSQRSNTRITMEESVSINLHSAIQESSREALEEFLPAFECLSNNGIPQESWTWVTVIPFPSPILHSLASRLYALVSLFLCNAYLVDIPEDICWLASVMRLDLGGNSFSQIPKSIKEFRNLHSLNLRHCKNLKSLPELPRSLVTLNAHGCVSLKSFPTSFEQFPRHFTFSNCFNLSPKVVRKYIGKALDSVKGMAKRILQASLEQEHINAPAFSICIPASAGHQSSFNFQAGSFVRRQLTPGMLKTLSGFALSVVVEFWDNYSNNAGFGIKCICRKTRTDLSPRLERIFRCWAPKEPITVQRDHMFVFGSVKMHHAEAVNHDFLSDSVTFEFHPVNSENQLLGDSCTVKRCGVYLITDATGNTTLSAKRPSSSMDSGGLSSMEHVAPPYKRCRLKGVIEIVILSLRKRKREMSVPTVKSFSKVKSLCRSYVRTGNCAVGPSCSFDHPTWVFTEKPKRLSASKSNQATSGKDAIDTEQEEE, encoded by the exons ATGGACAGACTCCGCGCTCTCCGCCGTCAGGGATTGCGCGATTTTGAGCCGTCACTCCCGCCGCGATTTATGGATAGAATCCTCGACCGTATGAAGAAATCTTTGAATCGGAGTGGGATAAGCCGCCGCCGGCTAGAACGGTGTTCTAGTTCCTTCGCTGAAGATCTCTCAGTCTCGACTTCTTCTTTCGCGACGTTACCTGATAGGACTAGTTTCCGCCTCCTCGCAGCAGGAGGCGATGGCGAATTGGATCGGATTTACAAGTCCCTTGGGGTTTCTGGTCCCGACGATTTGGCGATTTCTTTTGACGCGTGGGAGGCTAGCAAGATGCGTTCCTCCTCTGGTATTGTTAATAGGTTTCAGCCTCAGGCCGATGTTTTGAGTAGTGGTGTTGATTCACTGGATCGGGACAATACTGGTGGTGTGGGCAGGTTCTTCAAGGAGCATGCGAGTGAAAAAGCTAGTGAGAAGGAACATGGCGAGATGAATCTCAATCCCAATTACCACGATGACGTAAGGGAGGATCTCTTTGAGATTTGTTTGACAACGATTGATGTGAGTAACGTAGACCGTCTAGCCGTTAAGGCGAACAAGGACGCTGGTGAATACTTTCTCTTAGCCACCGTCGTTGCAGGCACCGACAGCCTCCTTCGATTTGAGGACGAGGAAGGCAAGACATGGTTGTTTGGGTTCTCATATCTTAACGTCAGTCAATGCTGCGAATTTACCCAAGGCTGGAGCAGCTACGTTGAGGAGAAGCAGCTTAAAGCTGGAGACTTTGTTTCCTTTCAAAGAGATCGTAAGGACAGCAGCAAGCTCTTCATTGGCTGCAGAAAGAGTGACGAGTCTTTTCCAAATCCAACATCACCGGGTGCATCCATCAAGACGgtagaaatgagagagagactCAAGGGAGTTGAAACTCCTTTCCAGCCAAAATTGTCTGAGCATAGCGTTACGGGGTCTGACCCTgtattagtcatttattgtgGTGACAACCAGGTCTCCGAGGAGATATACCTCATCAGCTACATCTTCAACGAGTTGTGTCGCCGTGGCTTTTCCCCTTTGAGATATGATATGAAAAAGGGCACTGTGACTGAAAATCAGAAACTGCTACACATATCCCGGGTTGGTATTATCATTTTCTCGATGAACTTTGCTCATTTCAGAGAGTGCCTGGATGGATTCGTGGCAGTCATGGATCATTTGAAAGCTAACGAGCTTGTCCTTGTTCCTGTGTTTTTTAAAGTACGTGTTTCAGACGTCAGGGGCCAAAGTGGCTCTTTTGGAAGAGCATTCATACGACTTAGGAATTCAGTCAAGGCTTCCGAAGTTCTGAAATGGAGGGCGGCTATGATCGAATTAACTTCCATCAGTGGATATGCGTATAAGAAGGG GGATGAGGTTATTCTGGCCAAGAATATTGTCAGAGATGTCTGTTTGCCACTCAGTTCCGAAACCAACATGAAGCTAAGAGGAACGAGGCTTTCATTAGAAAGTATATTGTCTCTGCTGAATCGTTCTCAACCCTCATCCCCACAGATTGTTGGACTTTGGGGTATGGCTGGCATAGGGAAGACTACCATCACGAGAGAATTTTTCAGAACACAAGCTGAGCGATATGACGTGTGCTACTTTCTGCCTGACTTTCATCTAATGTGTCAAACAAAAGGGTTGAGTTATTTGCGTGATGATTTCTTCTCGAAAATATTTGGGGCAGAAAAAGTTTTCGTAGACGCATGTGATACAAAACTAAGATTCACAAGGGATAGGTTCCTGGGTAAAAAGGTTTTGATTGTTCTTGATGGTGTGAGTAGTGCCAAAGATGCAGAAATTTTGGTTGGAGGGTTTGGCTGGTTTTCTGGTGGACATACAATCATCTTAACATCTAGGAATAGGCAAGTTCTTGTACAGTGTAACGCCAAAGTGATTTACGAGATCGAGAAGCTATCCAAGCTCGAGTCTCTTCACCTTTGTTGCAAGTTTGCCAGTAAAGAAAATTGTAAAGGAAGAATGTCGTTGACATCGGAGCTTGTGGACTACGCTAGTGGCAATCCTTTGGCTCTGCGAGTCTTAGGTTTGTCTATTCAAAATCAATCTATGAAAGATCAGAAACAACATCTGAGAAGACTGCGTCAACATCCTCCAGTCAAAATTCTGGATGcatttaaaataagttttaatggACGAGATGGTGACGAGAAGAGCATATTTTTGGACCTGGCTTGTTTTTTCAGAGGGGAGGATAGAGATCGTGTGGTGAAAATCCTTGATGATTGCGGTTTTTCTACAGATTTAGGAATCTATGGTCTCATTGATGAGTCTCTCATCAGCCTTTTAGGTAACAAGATAGAAATGCCCAACATTTTCCAAGACGCGGGTCGATTTGTTGTTTGTCAAGAACACGAAGAGCCAGGCAACCGTAGCAGATTGTGGGATTCTAGTGATATTGCTGGTGTCCTGAAAAATAATACA GGAACAGAAGCAGTTGAGGGAATATTTCTGGATGCATCTGGCTTGACATTTGATTTGAGTTCTACTGCATTTGCGAGGATGTATAGACTTAGATTGCTCAAGATCCACTGTCCAACTTCTGTAAATCATTGCAAGGTTTGTCTACCTGAAGGCCTCCATTCTTTGCCTGATGAGCTACGCCTACTCCACTGGGAAAAATATCCTCTTGGATCGTTACCTCGGAACTTCAACCCTAAAAATCTTGTAGAACTGAACATGCCATATAGCAACTTGACAAAAGTATGGAAAGGAACAAAG AATCTTGAGAAGCTAAAGAGGATCATTCTGAGTCACTCTCAACACTTGACTAAATTCCCAAGGCTTTCAAAGGCCAGGAACCTTGAGCATATTGATCTCGAAGGATGTACGAGTCTGGTTAAGGTTAACTCATCTATTCTTCATCATCACAAGCTTACTTTCTTGAGTCTGAGAAACTGTTCTCGTTTGCGAGTTATGCCTACCACTGTTCATCTAAAATCTCTTGAGGTTCTTAATCTATCTGGCTGCTCAGAGCTCGAGAACCTTCAGGATTTCTCATTAAACCTGAAAGAATTATATCTAGCTGGGGCTGCTATTAGAGAACTGCCGTCGTCGATTGGGGATCTCACTAGACTTGTTACATTAGATCTGGAGAATTGTGAAAGTCTTCAGCACCTGCCACCGGGGATAAGTAACTTGAAAGCCATGATGACACTTAAGCTGTCTGGCTGTTCAAATCTGAAGAGCCTTCCAGTTCTTGATGCATTATTTCTCCAAGATTCACAACGTTCTAACACAAGGATAACCATGGAAGAATCTGTGTCCATAAACCTTCACTCTGCTATTCAAGAATCAAG CAGAGAAGCTTTAGAAGAATTCTTACCGGCATTTGAATGTCTGTCGAACAACGGAATACCACAAGAAAGCTGGACATGGGTCACTGTTATTCCGTTCCCCTCACCCATTTTACACTCATTGGCGTCTAGGCTATATGCGCTAGTATCGTTGTTCCTTTGTAATGCTTACCTGGTGGATATACCTGAAGATATATGTTGGCTTGCTTCGGTGATGAGACTAGATCTTGGTGGAAACTCTTTCAGCCAGATTCCTAAAAGCATCAAGGAGTTTCGTAACCTACATAGCCTTAATTTGCGCCATTGCAAAAACCTCAAATCGCTACCTGAGCTTCCTAGAAGTCTAGTAACCTTGAACGCCCATGGCTGTGTGTCTCTCAAATCATTTCCAACGAGTTTCGAGCAGTTCCCAAGGCACTTCACATTCAGTAATTGCTTTAATCTGTCCCCAAAAGTGGTCAGAAAATATATAGGAAAAGCTCTTGATAGCGTTAAAGGCATGGCCAAGAGGATTCTGCAG GCTTCACTAGAACAGGAACACATCAACGCTCCTGCATTCAGCATCTGTATACCTGCCTCTGCAGGCCACCAATCCTCATTTAATTTTCAAGCTGGTTCTTTTGTAAGGAGACAGCTTACTCCCGGCATGTTAAAGACTCTTTCAGGCTTTGCTTTATCAGTAGTGGTTGAATTTTGGGATAATTATAGCAACAATGCTGGTTTTGGCATCAAGTGTATATGCAGGAAGACCAGAACAGACCTCTCACCTAGATTAGAGAGAATTTTCCGTTGTTGGGCTCCAAAGGAACCTATCACCGTTCAAAGGGATCATATGTTTGTTTTTGGGAGTGTGAAAATGCATCATGCAGAAGCTGTTAACCATGATTTCCTGTCTGATTCAGTGACCTTTGAATTCCATCCTGTCAATTCGGAGAACCAGCTTCTAGGTGATAGCTGCACAGTGAAGAGATGTGGAGTCTACTTAATCACCGATGCGACAGGTAATACAACTCTTAGCGCAAAACGTCCTTCTTCTTCCATGGATTCAGGGGGGCTTTCTAGCATGGAGCATGTGGCACCACCATATAAGAGATGTCGATTGAAGGGAGTTATTGAAATTGTTATTTTAAGCTTAAGAAAAAGGAAGCGAGAAATGAGCGTCCCTACAGTCAAAAGCTTTTCTAAG GTAAAAAGTCTGTGCAGATCGTATGTTCGCACTGGAAACTGTGCAGTGGGTCCTAGTTGTTCTTTTGATCATCCTACATGGGTGTTTACTGAGAAACCCAAAAGACTCTCTGCGTCTAAGTCAAACCAAGCAACCTCTGGTAAAGACGCCATTGATACAGAGCAGGAAGAGGAGTAA
- the LOC106377085 gene encoding disease resistance protein RPP2A isoform X2: MDRLRALRRQGLRDFEPSLPPRFMDRILDRMKKSLNRSGISRRRLERCSSSFAEDLSVSTSSFATLPDRTSFRLLAAGGDGELDRIYKSLGVSGPDDLAISFDAWEASKMRSSSGIVNRFQPQADVLSSGVDSLDRDNTGGVGRFFKEHASEKASEKEHGEMNLNPNYHDDVREDLFEICLTTIDVSNVDRLAVKANKDAGEYFLLATVVAGTDSLLRFEDEEGKTWLFGFSYLNVSQCCEFTQGWSSYVEEKQLKAGDFVSFQRDRKDSSKLFIGCRKSDESFPNPTSPGASIKTVEMRERLKGVETPFQPKLSEHSVTGSDPVLVIYCGDNQVSEEIYLISYIFNELCRRGFSPLRYDMKKGTVTENQKLLHISRVGIIIFSMNFAHFRECLDGFVAVMDHLKANELVLVPVFFKVRVSDVRGQSGSFGRAFIRLRNSVKASEVLKWRAAMIELTSISGYAYKKGDEVILAKNIVRDVCLPLSSETNMKLRGTRLSLESILSLLNRSQPSSPQIVGLWGMAGIGKTTITREFFRTQAERYDVCYFLPDFHLMCQTKGLSYLRDDFFSKIFGAEKVFVDACDTKLRFTRDRFLGKKVLIVLDGVSSAKDAEILVGGFGWFSGGHTIILTSRNRQVLVQCNAKVIYEIEKLSKLESLHLCCKFASKENCKGRMSLTSELVDYASGNPLALRVLGLSIQNQSMKDQKQHLRRLRQHPPVKILDAFKISFNGRDGDEKSIFLDLACFFRGEDRDRVVKILDDCGFSTDLGIYGLIDESLISLLGNKIEMPNIFQDAGRFVVCQEHEEPGNRSRLWDSSDIAGVLKNNTGTEAVEGIFLDASGLTFDLSSTAFARMYRLRLLKIHCPTSVNHCKVCLPEGLHSLPDELRLLHWEKYPLGSLPRNFNPKNLVELNMPYSNLTKVWKGTKNLEKLKRIILSHSQHLTKFPRLSKARNLEHIDLEGCTSLVKVNSSILHHHKLTFLSLRNCSRLRVMPTTVHLKSLEVLNLSGCSELENLQDFSLNLKELYLAGAAIRELPSSIGDLTRLVTLDLENCESLQHLPPGISNLKAMMTLKLSGCSNLKSLPVLDALFLQDSQRSNTRITMEESVSINLHSAIQESREALEEFLPAFECLSNNGIPQESWTWVTVIPFPSPILHSLASRLYALVSLFLCNAYLVDIPEDICWLASVMRLDLGGNSFSQIPKSIKEFRNLHSLNLRHCKNLKSLPELPRSLVTLNAHGCVSLKSFPTSFEQFPRHFTFSNCFNLSPKVVRKYIGKALDSVKGMAKRILQASLEQEHINAPAFSICIPASAGHQSSFNFQAGSFVRRQLTPGMLKTLSGFALSVVVEFWDNYSNNAGFGIKCICRKTRTDLSPRLERIFRCWAPKEPITVQRDHMFVFGSVKMHHAEAVNHDFLSDSVTFEFHPVNSENQLLGDSCTVKRCGVYLITDATGNTTLSAKRPSSSMDSGGLSSMEHVAPPYKRCRLKGVIEIVILSLRKRKREMSVPTVKSFSKVKSLCRSYVRTGNCAVGPSCSFDHPTWVFTEKPKRLSASKSNQATSGKDAIDTEQEEE; the protein is encoded by the exons ATGGACAGACTCCGCGCTCTCCGCCGTCAGGGATTGCGCGATTTTGAGCCGTCACTCCCGCCGCGATTTATGGATAGAATCCTCGACCGTATGAAGAAATCTTTGAATCGGAGTGGGATAAGCCGCCGCCGGCTAGAACGGTGTTCTAGTTCCTTCGCTGAAGATCTCTCAGTCTCGACTTCTTCTTTCGCGACGTTACCTGATAGGACTAGTTTCCGCCTCCTCGCAGCAGGAGGCGATGGCGAATTGGATCGGATTTACAAGTCCCTTGGGGTTTCTGGTCCCGACGATTTGGCGATTTCTTTTGACGCGTGGGAGGCTAGCAAGATGCGTTCCTCCTCTGGTATTGTTAATAGGTTTCAGCCTCAGGCCGATGTTTTGAGTAGTGGTGTTGATTCACTGGATCGGGACAATACTGGTGGTGTGGGCAGGTTCTTCAAGGAGCATGCGAGTGAAAAAGCTAGTGAGAAGGAACATGGCGAGATGAATCTCAATCCCAATTACCACGATGACGTAAGGGAGGATCTCTTTGAGATTTGTTTGACAACGATTGATGTGAGTAACGTAGACCGTCTAGCCGTTAAGGCGAACAAGGACGCTGGTGAATACTTTCTCTTAGCCACCGTCGTTGCAGGCACCGACAGCCTCCTTCGATTTGAGGACGAGGAAGGCAAGACATGGTTGTTTGGGTTCTCATATCTTAACGTCAGTCAATGCTGCGAATTTACCCAAGGCTGGAGCAGCTACGTTGAGGAGAAGCAGCTTAAAGCTGGAGACTTTGTTTCCTTTCAAAGAGATCGTAAGGACAGCAGCAAGCTCTTCATTGGCTGCAGAAAGAGTGACGAGTCTTTTCCAAATCCAACATCACCGGGTGCATCCATCAAGACGgtagaaatgagagagagactCAAGGGAGTTGAAACTCCTTTCCAGCCAAAATTGTCTGAGCATAGCGTTACGGGGTCTGACCCTgtattagtcatttattgtgGTGACAACCAGGTCTCCGAGGAGATATACCTCATCAGCTACATCTTCAACGAGTTGTGTCGCCGTGGCTTTTCCCCTTTGAGATATGATATGAAAAAGGGCACTGTGACTGAAAATCAGAAACTGCTACACATATCCCGGGTTGGTATTATCATTTTCTCGATGAACTTTGCTCATTTCAGAGAGTGCCTGGATGGATTCGTGGCAGTCATGGATCATTTGAAAGCTAACGAGCTTGTCCTTGTTCCTGTGTTTTTTAAAGTACGTGTTTCAGACGTCAGGGGCCAAAGTGGCTCTTTTGGAAGAGCATTCATACGACTTAGGAATTCAGTCAAGGCTTCCGAAGTTCTGAAATGGAGGGCGGCTATGATCGAATTAACTTCCATCAGTGGATATGCGTATAAGAAGGG GGATGAGGTTATTCTGGCCAAGAATATTGTCAGAGATGTCTGTTTGCCACTCAGTTCCGAAACCAACATGAAGCTAAGAGGAACGAGGCTTTCATTAGAAAGTATATTGTCTCTGCTGAATCGTTCTCAACCCTCATCCCCACAGATTGTTGGACTTTGGGGTATGGCTGGCATAGGGAAGACTACCATCACGAGAGAATTTTTCAGAACACAAGCTGAGCGATATGACGTGTGCTACTTTCTGCCTGACTTTCATCTAATGTGTCAAACAAAAGGGTTGAGTTATTTGCGTGATGATTTCTTCTCGAAAATATTTGGGGCAGAAAAAGTTTTCGTAGACGCATGTGATACAAAACTAAGATTCACAAGGGATAGGTTCCTGGGTAAAAAGGTTTTGATTGTTCTTGATGGTGTGAGTAGTGCCAAAGATGCAGAAATTTTGGTTGGAGGGTTTGGCTGGTTTTCTGGTGGACATACAATCATCTTAACATCTAGGAATAGGCAAGTTCTTGTACAGTGTAACGCCAAAGTGATTTACGAGATCGAGAAGCTATCCAAGCTCGAGTCTCTTCACCTTTGTTGCAAGTTTGCCAGTAAAGAAAATTGTAAAGGAAGAATGTCGTTGACATCGGAGCTTGTGGACTACGCTAGTGGCAATCCTTTGGCTCTGCGAGTCTTAGGTTTGTCTATTCAAAATCAATCTATGAAAGATCAGAAACAACATCTGAGAAGACTGCGTCAACATCCTCCAGTCAAAATTCTGGATGcatttaaaataagttttaatggACGAGATGGTGACGAGAAGAGCATATTTTTGGACCTGGCTTGTTTTTTCAGAGGGGAGGATAGAGATCGTGTGGTGAAAATCCTTGATGATTGCGGTTTTTCTACAGATTTAGGAATCTATGGTCTCATTGATGAGTCTCTCATCAGCCTTTTAGGTAACAAGATAGAAATGCCCAACATTTTCCAAGACGCGGGTCGATTTGTTGTTTGTCAAGAACACGAAGAGCCAGGCAACCGTAGCAGATTGTGGGATTCTAGTGATATTGCTGGTGTCCTGAAAAATAATACA GGAACAGAAGCAGTTGAGGGAATATTTCTGGATGCATCTGGCTTGACATTTGATTTGAGTTCTACTGCATTTGCGAGGATGTATAGACTTAGATTGCTCAAGATCCACTGTCCAACTTCTGTAAATCATTGCAAGGTTTGTCTACCTGAAGGCCTCCATTCTTTGCCTGATGAGCTACGCCTACTCCACTGGGAAAAATATCCTCTTGGATCGTTACCTCGGAACTTCAACCCTAAAAATCTTGTAGAACTGAACATGCCATATAGCAACTTGACAAAAGTATGGAAAGGAACAAAG AATCTTGAGAAGCTAAAGAGGATCATTCTGAGTCACTCTCAACACTTGACTAAATTCCCAAGGCTTTCAAAGGCCAGGAACCTTGAGCATATTGATCTCGAAGGATGTACGAGTCTGGTTAAGGTTAACTCATCTATTCTTCATCATCACAAGCTTACTTTCTTGAGTCTGAGAAACTGTTCTCGTTTGCGAGTTATGCCTACCACTGTTCATCTAAAATCTCTTGAGGTTCTTAATCTATCTGGCTGCTCAGAGCTCGAGAACCTTCAGGATTTCTCATTAAACCTGAAAGAATTATATCTAGCTGGGGCTGCTATTAGAGAACTGCCGTCGTCGATTGGGGATCTCACTAGACTTGTTACATTAGATCTGGAGAATTGTGAAAGTCTTCAGCACCTGCCACCGGGGATAAGTAACTTGAAAGCCATGATGACACTTAAGCTGTCTGGCTGTTCAAATCTGAAGAGCCTTCCAGTTCTTGATGCATTATTTCTCCAAGATTCACAACGTTCTAACACAAGGATAACCATGGAAGAATCTGTGTCCATAAACCTTCACTCTGCTATTCAAGAATCAAG AGAAGCTTTAGAAGAATTCTTACCGGCATTTGAATGTCTGTCGAACAACGGAATACCACAAGAAAGCTGGACATGGGTCACTGTTATTCCGTTCCCCTCACCCATTTTACACTCATTGGCGTCTAGGCTATATGCGCTAGTATCGTTGTTCCTTTGTAATGCTTACCTGGTGGATATACCTGAAGATATATGTTGGCTTGCTTCGGTGATGAGACTAGATCTTGGTGGAAACTCTTTCAGCCAGATTCCTAAAAGCATCAAGGAGTTTCGTAACCTACATAGCCTTAATTTGCGCCATTGCAAAAACCTCAAATCGCTACCTGAGCTTCCTAGAAGTCTAGTAACCTTGAACGCCCATGGCTGTGTGTCTCTCAAATCATTTCCAACGAGTTTCGAGCAGTTCCCAAGGCACTTCACATTCAGTAATTGCTTTAATCTGTCCCCAAAAGTGGTCAGAAAATATATAGGAAAAGCTCTTGATAGCGTTAAAGGCATGGCCAAGAGGATTCTGCAG GCTTCACTAGAACAGGAACACATCAACGCTCCTGCATTCAGCATCTGTATACCTGCCTCTGCAGGCCACCAATCCTCATTTAATTTTCAAGCTGGTTCTTTTGTAAGGAGACAGCTTACTCCCGGCATGTTAAAGACTCTTTCAGGCTTTGCTTTATCAGTAGTGGTTGAATTTTGGGATAATTATAGCAACAATGCTGGTTTTGGCATCAAGTGTATATGCAGGAAGACCAGAACAGACCTCTCACCTAGATTAGAGAGAATTTTCCGTTGTTGGGCTCCAAAGGAACCTATCACCGTTCAAAGGGATCATATGTTTGTTTTTGGGAGTGTGAAAATGCATCATGCAGAAGCTGTTAACCATGATTTCCTGTCTGATTCAGTGACCTTTGAATTCCATCCTGTCAATTCGGAGAACCAGCTTCTAGGTGATAGCTGCACAGTGAAGAGATGTGGAGTCTACTTAATCACCGATGCGACAGGTAATACAACTCTTAGCGCAAAACGTCCTTCTTCTTCCATGGATTCAGGGGGGCTTTCTAGCATGGAGCATGTGGCACCACCATATAAGAGATGTCGATTGAAGGGAGTTATTGAAATTGTTATTTTAAGCTTAAGAAAAAGGAAGCGAGAAATGAGCGTCCCTACAGTCAAAAGCTTTTCTAAG GTAAAAAGTCTGTGCAGATCGTATGTTCGCACTGGAAACTGTGCAGTGGGTCCTAGTTGTTCTTTTGATCATCCTACATGGGTGTTTACTGAGAAACCCAAAAGACTCTCTGCGTCTAAGTCAAACCAAGCAACCTCTGGTAAAGACGCCATTGATACAGAGCAGGAAGAGGAGTAA